In Streptomyces sp. NBC_01707, a genomic segment contains:
- a CDS encoding ABC transporter substrate-binding protein has protein sequence MSANRGSKARATALAAVVPLMFLAACSSGTGASGGEDGQIRMMVNLTDNLDQAYWEKLVKPFEDKTGLKVKIEGPTGKSVAESFPQQLAAGTAPDVIQSIFPDDDTAPELLDLSGQDWAKGTPMFDEYAIGDAHYAVGVGTQTQSLVYYNKSAFEKAGITAAPTTWAELADDLGKLKKAGYTPMQTAGDYQTGLQLQQIYHPALNQIHPKWQSDVKDKKLTVGETYKPAFQLYSDWIDAGYIAKSDVGLSPSQADGNFVAGKVGLYTNGSWFAATLAKAGKLPFEVGVFSPPAADGKSYPGPQGATMANPYMVHKGAADEDGAKQLVEFLVSDPAAVEKQLGSDGVFRKDADVEQTGVGSQIQSILDNAPALVAVGEGQGNVRLPVTGFNPKFTEVAQSLYTGASPADAAKAIDQWVDENR, from the coding sequence ATGTCTGCCAACAGAGGGAGCAAGGCGCGCGCAACCGCCCTTGCCGCCGTGGTTCCGCTGATGTTCCTCGCAGCCTGCTCGTCGGGCACCGGCGCGTCCGGGGGCGAGGACGGCCAGATCCGGATGATGGTCAATCTGACCGACAACCTGGATCAGGCCTACTGGGAGAAGCTGGTCAAGCCGTTCGAGGACAAGACCGGTCTGAAGGTGAAGATCGAGGGCCCGACCGGCAAGTCCGTCGCCGAGTCCTTCCCCCAACAACTGGCCGCGGGTACCGCTCCCGACGTCATCCAGTCCATCTTCCCGGACGACGACACGGCGCCGGAGCTGCTCGACCTCAGCGGTCAGGACTGGGCCAAGGGCACTCCGATGTTCGACGAGTACGCCATCGGCGACGCGCACTACGCGGTCGGCGTGGGCACCCAGACCCAGTCGCTCGTCTACTACAACAAGTCGGCGTTCGAGAAGGCCGGCATCACCGCGGCCCCCACCACCTGGGCGGAACTGGCCGACGACCTGGGCAAGCTGAAGAAGGCGGGCTACACGCCGATGCAGACCGCCGGCGACTACCAGACCGGCCTCCAGCTGCAGCAGATCTACCACCCGGCGCTCAACCAGATCCACCCGAAATGGCAGAGCGACGTCAAGGACAAGAAGCTCACCGTCGGCGAGACGTACAAGCCTGCGTTCCAGCTGTACTCGGACTGGATCGACGCCGGTTACATAGCCAAGAGCGATGTCGGCCTCAGCCCCTCGCAGGCGGACGGCAACTTCGTCGCGGGGAAGGTGGGTCTCTACACCAACGGCAGCTGGTTCGCCGCCACGCTGGCCAAGGCCGGGAAACTCCCCTTCGAGGTCGGTGTGTTCTCCCCTCCGGCCGCCGACGGCAAGAGCTACCCGGGCCCGCAGGGCGCCACCATGGCCAACCCGTACATGGTGCACAAGGGTGCGGCGGACGAGGACGGCGCCAAGCAGCTGGTGGAGTTCCTCGTCAGCGACCCCGCGGCGGTCGAGAAGCAGCTCGGTTCCGACGGGGTGTTCCGCAAGGACGCCGATGTGGAGCAGACCGGTGTCGGCTCCCAGATCCAGTCCATTCTGGACAACGCGCCCGCGCTGGTCGCCGTCGGTGAGGGCCAGGGCAACGTCCGGCTGCCCGTGACGGGCTTCAACCCCAAGTTCACCGAGGTCGCGCAGAGCCTCTACACGGGAGCGAGCCCGGCCGACGCCGCCAAGGCCATCGACCAGTGGGTCGACGAGAACCGCTGA
- a CDS encoding carbohydrate ABC transporter permease, giving the protein MALKLSSKPRGWRSAGAAVSMVVPAVLIYGALLVVPVIYAFYYSFTEYNGFPTRVPEFIGLDNYRTIFGSDDMTGTMVITAVVSVVGAVAVNLAALGLALLLQRTNRFNTFGRVVMFYPHVLSALVVGFLWQAVLGPQGVVNTMLQKVGTDSLPFLSDPDWALWSMILVIVWSLFGVQLILYLAGLQAVSADLLEAAKLDGAGRWQTFRAVTWPSLASTVTVAVITSGISLLKTYDVVVSLTGGGPAGSTKTLAYSILAVSFPQRDIGLASAQAVLLILAAAVLSLTVLFLRRRAEDDAESIG; this is encoded by the coding sequence ATGGCACTCAAACTCTCTTCGAAGCCGCGGGGATGGCGCAGCGCCGGCGCCGCCGTCAGCATGGTCGTCCCCGCGGTGCTGATCTACGGCGCTCTGCTGGTCGTACCGGTGATCTACGCGTTCTACTACAGCTTCACCGAGTACAACGGATTCCCCACCCGTGTACCCGAGTTCATCGGGCTGGACAACTACCGCACCATCTTCGGCTCCGACGACATGACCGGCACCATGGTGATCACCGCCGTGGTGTCGGTGGTGGGAGCGGTCGCCGTCAATCTCGCGGCACTGGGGCTCGCGCTGCTGCTGCAGCGCACCAATCGGTTCAACACCTTCGGCCGCGTGGTCATGTTCTACCCGCACGTGCTCAGCGCACTGGTCGTCGGCTTCCTGTGGCAGGCCGTCCTCGGTCCCCAGGGCGTGGTCAACACCATGCTGCAGAAGGTCGGCACGGACAGCCTGCCCTTCCTCAGCGATCCCGACTGGGCGCTGTGGTCGATGATCCTCGTCATCGTCTGGTCCCTGTTCGGCGTCCAGCTGATCCTCTATCTGGCGGGACTCCAGGCCGTTTCGGCGGATCTGCTGGAGGCGGCGAAGCTCGACGGCGCCGGCCGGTGGCAGACCTTCCGTGCCGTCACATGGCCTTCGCTGGCGTCCACGGTGACGGTTGCCGTCATCACCTCGGGCATCTCGCTGCTGAAGACGTACGACGTCGTCGTGTCGCTGACCGGGGGCGGTCCCGCGGGGTCGACCAAGACCCTCGCCTACTCGATCCTCGCGGTCTCGTTCCCCCAGCGGGACATCGGCCTGGCATCGGCCCAGGCCGTGCTGCTGATCCTCGCGGCTGCGGTCCTGTCCCTCACGGTCCTCTTCCTGCGCAGGCGCGCCGAGGACGACGCGGAGTCCATCGGATGA
- a CDS encoding carbohydrate ABC transporter permease — protein MKKTLTSAATVRVAFITLVSLGMLVPMYILVVNAFKSQQEILGNPFTLDLGTATFQHLADAWNNPDFSIHKGYGTTIALVLGVNVLAMGVCAPAAYVLARTSKPISRLLLFFFIAGMFIPTQVILVPVIFVLRAVGLMGTMPGLILFMTATTIPFTLFVFFGYIRMLPRSLDEAAAIDGAGKYYTLSRIIVPLMRPIIATVFILNSLSVWNDFASPQMILGPGSGVYTVTTGVYAAVGQYSTDYTKVFPTLLLAVVPILVIFIVMQRHVMSGLAAGAVKG, from the coding sequence ATGAAGAAAACACTCACCTCGGCCGCCACCGTGCGGGTCGCGTTCATCACCCTCGTGTCCCTCGGCATGCTCGTGCCGATGTACATCCTGGTGGTCAACGCCTTCAAGAGCCAGCAGGAGATCCTCGGCAACCCGTTCACGCTGGACCTCGGCACGGCGACCTTCCAGCACCTCGCGGACGCCTGGAACAACCCGGACTTCAGTATTCACAAGGGCTACGGCACGACCATCGCGCTGGTGCTCGGCGTGAACGTGCTGGCCATGGGGGTGTGCGCCCCCGCGGCGTACGTACTGGCCCGCACGTCGAAGCCGATCTCCCGGCTGCTGCTGTTCTTCTTCATCGCAGGGATGTTCATCCCGACCCAGGTGATCCTGGTGCCGGTCATCTTCGTGCTCCGCGCCGTCGGGCTGATGGGCACGATGCCTGGTCTCATCCTGTTCATGACGGCCACCACCATCCCGTTCACACTGTTCGTCTTCTTCGGCTACATCCGGATGCTGCCCAGGTCGCTGGACGAGGCTGCGGCGATCGACGGGGCCGGCAAGTACTACACGCTGTCGCGGATCATCGTGCCTCTGATGCGACCGATCATCGCCACCGTGTTCATTCTCAACTCGCTGAGCGTGTGGAACGACTTCGCCAGCCCGCAGATGATCCTCGGTCCCGGCAGCGGCGTGTACACCGTCACCACCGGTGTGTACGCGGCCGTCGGCCAGTACTCCACGGACTACACCAAGGTGTTCCCGACCCTGCTGCTCGCCGTGGTCCCCATCCTGGTGATCTTCATCGTGATGCAACGTCACGTCATGAGCGGCCTCGCGGCGGGAGCCGTGAAGGGATGA
- a CDS encoding hydroxyacid dehydrogenase, translated as MTRPRAVFAMNPPDLTRALFDEDALSRLRRAADIDTDLVLTELESAESRDALAGADILVAGWDAPVVRAAHLPYASRMRAIVYAGGVAATCLEDPGSFAARGVVAANARVANSGPVAEYTLAMILLANKRVLPAGREYRRARSHPDPFAVPSGRGNYRQTVGIVGASTVGRAVLALLRPFDLDVLLYDPTLTTEEAIGLGARPVPLDELMRSSQVISLHQPLTPDTRGQIDAERLALMRDGATLVNTARGAVVDQDALTAELRTGRIDAVLDVTDPEPPTADSELWTLDNVVLTPHMAGSMGGELHRIGDAVADEVERFAAGLPFAHPEDLSASARARVR; from the coding sequence GTGACGCGACCACGCGCTGTCTTCGCCATGAACCCGCCGGACCTCACCCGTGCCCTCTTCGACGAGGACGCCCTCTCCCGCCTGCGCCGTGCCGCCGACATCGACACCGACCTCGTCCTGACCGAGCTGGAATCCGCGGAGTCACGGGACGCGCTGGCCGGAGCGGACATCCTCGTCGCGGGCTGGGACGCACCCGTGGTCCGGGCCGCCCACCTGCCGTACGCCTCCCGGATGCGGGCCATCGTCTACGCGGGCGGGGTCGCCGCGACCTGTCTGGAAGACCCCGGATCGTTCGCCGCCCGCGGCGTGGTCGCGGCCAACGCCCGCGTCGCCAACTCCGGTCCCGTGGCCGAGTACACGCTCGCCATGATCCTCCTCGCCAACAAGCGGGTTCTCCCCGCCGGACGGGAGTACCGGCGGGCCAGGAGCCACCCGGACCCCTTTGCCGTCCCCTCGGGGCGCGGCAACTACCGGCAGACCGTGGGCATCGTCGGCGCCTCCACCGTGGGCCGCGCGGTCCTCGCCCTCCTGCGCCCCTTCGACCTGGACGTACTCCTGTACGACCCCACACTCACGACGGAAGAGGCCATCGGCCTCGGTGCGCGACCGGTGCCGCTCGACGAACTCATGAGGAGTAGTCAGGTGATCTCCCTGCACCAGCCGCTGACCCCCGACACCCGGGGGCAGATAGACGCGGAGCGGCTGGCCCTGATGCGCGACGGAGCGACGCTCGTGAACACCGCGCGAGGAGCCGTCGTCGACCAGGACGCCCTGACGGCGGAACTGCGCACCGGCCGGATAGACGCCGTGCTCGACGTCACCGACCCGGAGCCGCCGACCGCCGACAGCGAGCTGTGGACGCTGGACAACGTCGTCCTGACCCCACACATGGCCGGCTCGATGGGCGGAGAGCTGCACCGCATCGGCGATGCCGTCGCCGACGAGGTGGAACGGTTCGCGGCGGGCCTCCCGTTCGCCCATCCGGAGGACCTCTCGGCCTCCGCGCGCGCGAGGGTCCGGTGA
- a CDS encoding aldo/keto reductase: MRTRTCARTPRLTELGLGAAQLGNLARTTSDEDARGAVDAAWESGVRYFDTAPHYGLGLSERRLGAALAQRPRAEYTVSTKVGRLLVPSPETKHLQDDGGFAVPAAFRRSWDFSRDGILRSLEGSMERLGLDRIDIVYLHDPDHHWQEASTTGVDTLVELRDQGVVKALGAGMNQAGMLTEFVRRCDVDVVMVAGRHTLLDHSAQDELLPLAQERGVGVVAAAVYNSGLLSAPRPPASATYDYQPASRELLGRAAAIADVCERHDSSLPVAAIAYPLLHPAVTSVVLGARDAVQSRTNADRLAAPVPDALWEELTHLGLLPEDSAAQTAGLDAASDSAV; this comes from the coding sequence ATGCGCACCCGCACCTGTGCCCGCACCCCCCGACTCACAGAACTCGGTCTCGGTGCGGCCCAGTTGGGCAACCTCGCCCGGACTACCAGCGACGAGGACGCCCGGGGCGCCGTCGACGCGGCATGGGAGAGCGGCGTCCGCTACTTCGACACGGCCCCGCACTACGGGCTCGGACTGTCCGAACGACGCCTCGGCGCAGCCCTGGCACAGCGCCCCCGCGCCGAGTACACCGTCTCCACCAAGGTGGGCCGGCTGCTGGTGCCCAGCCCGGAGACCAAACACCTCCAGGACGACGGCGGATTCGCGGTGCCTGCGGCGTTCCGCCGCAGCTGGGACTTCAGCCGGGACGGAATTCTGCGGTCCCTGGAAGGCAGCATGGAGCGTCTCGGCCTCGACCGCATCGACATCGTCTATCTCCACGACCCCGACCACCACTGGCAGGAGGCGTCCACGACCGGCGTCGACACCCTCGTCGAACTGCGTGACCAGGGCGTGGTGAAGGCGTTGGGCGCCGGCATGAACCAGGCCGGGATGCTCACCGAGTTCGTCCGCCGCTGCGACGTGGACGTCGTCATGGTGGCCGGTCGTCACACCCTGCTCGACCACTCCGCCCAGGACGAGCTGCTGCCACTCGCCCAGGAGCGCGGCGTGGGCGTCGTCGCGGCCGCGGTCTACAACTCCGGACTGCTCTCGGCCCCCCGACCGCCGGCCAGCGCGACCTACGACTATCAACCTGCCTCCCGTGAGCTGCTCGGCCGTGCGGCCGCGATCGCCGACGTCTGCGAACGCCACGACAGCAGCCTGCCGGTGGCCGCCATCGCCTACCCCCTGCTCCACCCCGCAGTCACTTCGGTGGTGCTCGGCGCTCGCGACGCCGTTCAGTCCCGTACCAACGCCGACCGGCTGGCGGCCCCCGTCCCCGACGCGCTCTGGGAGGAACTGACCCACCTCGGCCTGCTGCCCGAGGACTCCGCGGCGCAGACGGCGGGGCTGGACGCCGCGAGCGACTCAGCCGTGTAA
- a CDS encoding L-rhamnose mutarotase yields MPASSAPRRVASVIHLRPEQEARYRELHRTVPQPVLDALSRAHITSYSIFLRDHTLFGYYEYTGDDYEADMAAIAADPDTQRWWTLTDPCQQPLDSAEPGERWVDAEEVFHLD; encoded by the coding sequence ATGCCCGCATCCAGCGCCCCGCGCCGTGTCGCGTCGGTGATCCACCTGCGCCCCGAACAGGAGGCGAGATACCGGGAGTTGCACCGCACGGTCCCTCAGCCGGTGCTGGACGCCCTCTCCCGCGCCCACATCACCTCGTACTCCATCTTTCTGCGCGACCACACGCTGTTCGGCTACTACGAGTACACCGGCGACGACTACGAGGCCGACATGGCCGCCATCGCCGCCGACCCGGACACCCAGCGGTGGTGGACCCTCACCGACCCCTGCCAGCAGCCCCTCGACTCGGCGGAACCCGGGGAGCGCTGGGTGGACGCCGAAGAGGTCTTCCACCTGGACTGA